One stretch of Candidatus Poribacteria bacterium DNA includes these proteins:
- a CDS encoding long-chain fatty acid--CoA ligase has translation MTLISLLQHSIEHYGSKPALAHKPKGGTYQDISYAELGESVDAFSKGLNALGVQKDDRVAILSENRPEWAITDFGTLKARAVTVPMFSTLTAAQVGYILKDSGSKIICVSTEAQLKKVLSIRDEVPTLEQIICFDPIEDETPEGVIQFEAVCELDGEITDHAASEDDIATIIYTSGTTGDPKGVMLTHANFIFNLQACKSLIDVSDADVLLSFLPLSHVFERLGGHYVPLFSGAKIAYAESTFTVAQNMGEVSPTVMLSVPRLYETMHDRILRAVQEGSPLKQKIFHWGVSVGSAVSSAIQQGKNPSAILQLQQNIANKLVFAKLKAATGGRLRFFVSGGAALPQAIAEFFHAAGILILEGYGLTETSPVISMNHPEGWKFGTVGMPVPGIEVQIAEDGEILTRGPHVMKGYFNNESATAEVIDGEGWFHTGDIGIIDADGFVKITDRKKNIIVLSNGKNVAPQPIESELVQSPFIDQIMLVGNERKNLAALIVPNFDALKAWAAENGVATDDLPTMLKTREVQQQIQSDIRSRLTDFADFEQVRRFTLLEKEFSQEADEMTPTLKLKRNVIIERYGDAIEEMYPEDS, from the coding sequence ATGACACTGATATCTTTACTACAACATTCAATCGAACACTACGGCAGTAAACCCGCACTTGCACATAAACCGAAAGGTGGCACCTATCAGGACATCTCTTACGCCGAACTCGGCGAATCGGTGGACGCTTTCAGTAAAGGACTCAACGCTTTAGGCGTGCAAAAGGATGATCGGGTCGCAATCCTATCAGAGAATCGTCCGGAATGGGCAATCACGGATTTTGGCACGCTCAAAGCCAGAGCAGTAACTGTCCCCATGTTTTCAACGCTAACCGCGGCACAGGTCGGCTATATCCTAAAAGATTCCGGCTCAAAAATTATCTGTGTCTCTACGGAAGCGCAATTGAAGAAAGTCCTTTCTATCCGAGATGAGGTGCCGACGCTTGAACAGATAATATGCTTTGATCCGATTGAAGATGAAACGCCAGAAGGTGTTATTCAATTTGAAGCAGTGTGTGAATTGGATGGAGAGATAACAGACCACGCTGCAAGCGAAGACGACATCGCAACAATTATCTATACTTCGGGGACAACAGGAGACCCGAAGGGAGTTATGTTGACGCACGCGAATTTTATTTTTAATTTACAAGCGTGCAAATCGCTTATCGATGTCAGCGATGCAGATGTGTTGTTATCGTTCCTGCCGTTATCGCACGTGTTTGAACGGCTCGGTGGGCATTACGTGCCGCTTTTCTCCGGCGCGAAGATAGCTTACGCAGAGAGTACGTTTACGGTCGCGCAGAACATGGGCGAGGTTTCTCCAACAGTGATGCTTAGCGTGCCGAGACTTTACGAAACCATGCACGATAGAATCCTGCGTGCCGTGCAAGAGGGGTCACCTCTCAAACAGAAAATTTTCCATTGGGGCGTTTCAGTCGGTTCAGCAGTCAGTTCGGCAATTCAACAAGGAAAAAATCCGTCCGCAATTTTACAATTGCAGCAGAACATTGCCAACAAGTTGGTCTTTGCGAAATTGAAAGCAGCAACAGGCGGAAGGTTACGCTTTTTCGTTTCAGGCGGTGCGGCGTTACCACAAGCAATTGCCGAATTTTTCCACGCCGCGGGGATACTAATTTTAGAGGGGTACGGACTAACGGAAACCTCACCCGTTATTAGCATGAACCATCCGGAGGGTTGGAAGTTCGGGACGGTTGGGATGCCTGTCCCGGGCATAGAGGTACAAATCGCCGAAGACGGAGAGATTTTAACCCGCGGTCCACACGTTATGAAGGGCTATTTCAATAACGAATCCGCGACAGCAGAGGTTATCGACGGAGAGGGTTGGTTTCACACGGGCGACATCGGCATTATTGATGCGGATGGATTTGTCAAAATCACTGACAGAAAGAAGAACATCATTGTGCTCTCTAACGGCAAGAACGTTGCACCGCAACCGATAGAGAGTGAATTGGTGCAAAGTCCATTTATTGACCAAATTATGTTGGTCGGAAACGAACGCAAAAACCTCGCCGCGCTGATTGTCCCCAATTTTGACGCACTCAAGGCATGGGCAGCGGAAAACGGTGTTGCCACGGATGACCTCCCAACAATGCTCAAAACACGCGAGGTGCAACAGCAGATTCAAAGTGACATCCGGAGCCGTTTGACCGATTTCGCTGACTTTGAACAGGTGCGACGGTTCACGCTGCTTGAGAAGGAATTCTCACAGGAAGCCGATGAGATGACTCCCACGCTAAAGTTGAAACGGAATGTTATTATAGAGCGATACGGGGATGCTATTGAGGAAATGTATCCAGAGGATTCGTAA